Sequence from the Candidatus Nitrospira nitrificans genome:
CCATTCATCTGAAACAAGGTCCGCAACAACAGACGGCCATGCTGACGCGGGAGGACTACCGGAAGACCCTTGCCATGAGTTTCGCCTTTCCCAGCGCCAACGACTTCACTCGTACGAATACATCCGTCTCGTTGGCCTCGGATGAGCGGAGCGCGAAAGTCTCCTTCAAGTCGACGGAGACGCTTCTCCAAGCCAATCGGGAATTCAAAACGGAAGGCGAAGAAACGCTGGTGTTCACTATCCGCGACGGCAAGCCCATGATTACTTCTCTGGAACAGACCTTCCCCGGGGATTCAACTTAGTCACTTCGCGGACGATCGAGCGTATCCGCACGCTATAAGATTCACAGTCATCGGTCTGGTATAATCACGCCGCTGATCATCATTCATTGGAGTGCGTATGCGGGTCCTCGTCATAGAAGATGAAACCAAAGTCGGCTGTTTTATTAAGCGAGCGCTTGAAGAGGAAAGCTATGCCGTCGACCTCTGCGAAGATGGAGCCAAAGGGTTGGAAATGGCCCTGGCGACCAACTATGACCTCTTGGTCGTCGACGTGATGCTGCCCTCCATGTCCGGTCTGGATGTGCTGAAGAACATCCGCCGGGAACGGATCCACACGCCGGTGCTGATCCTCTCGGCGCAATCCCAGATCGACCAGCGGGTCAAAGGACTGGACGCCGGCGCCGACGATTACCTGACCAAACCGTTCGCGATCGATGAACTCTTGGCGCGTGTTCGAGCCCTGTTGCGCCGTGGGGCATCCGAAAACCCAGGAATCTTGCAGGTGGATGACCTGATGCTCAATCCGGCGACTCGCGATGTCACCCGAGGGGGGCAACGTATCGATCTGACGCTGAAAGAGTACGCCTTGCTGGAATATCTGATGCGTCACACGGGCCGCGTCCTTACCCGACCGATGATCTCCGAACATGTGTGGAATCAAGATTTCGATACCTTTACGAACGTCATCGATGTCTATGTGAACTACCTCCGGAACAAGATCGATCGAGGCCGAACCAAGAAACTGATCCATACCATTCGCGGTAGCGGGTATATGCTGAAGGCCGACTAGCGTGATCTTGAAACAAGCCCCCCGGTTATCCGGTGACTCGAGACACAACGAGCGGACAGCGCGACGACGACGCCACCCATCAGGAGTTGACCCATGCCGCTACGCGTCCGGCTGACCCTGTGGTATGGAACCGCCCTCGCGCTGGTCTTGATCGTTTTCTCCGTGGTTCTCTACGCCATCACGGCGAGAAATCTCCGCGACACGGTCGACGAATCGTTGGAAGACACGGCCACGACGGCGGTGCGATCGCTCGAAGCACGTGGGTTTCTTCCTCTGCTGGATGAAGAGGAACTCCTCTCCCAATTTCCCGAACTGACGCGAATCGATAAGTTCTTCCAAATCTTCAGCCCCTCGGGCACGATCACCATCCGTTCTCCGAATATCAAACAACACGAAGTTCCTTTGAGCCGGACCGCTCTTGATGCCGCGTTCGCCGGGCAGAGCATTTTTGAATCGGCCAAGTATCCCAGGGAGCCTCCGTTGAGGCTGATCTCCATGCCGATCATGTATCGAGGCAATCTCCTATATATCGTGCAGGTCGGTACATCGATGGAATCGGTCGGCGAGACCCTCCAGCGTTTCCTTGTGCTGCTGGTTGTGGCGATCCCCATCGCCCTGGCGGTGTCTCTGGCAGGGGGTTGGTTCTTGGCGGGACGAGCGTTACGTCCTGTCGATAAGATTACCCTGGCCGCGCAGCGCATCGCCGCCGGAGATCTGAGTCAACGCCTGAGCATGCCGGCGGCTCACGACGAAATCGGCCGCCTCGCCGCGACCTTCAATAATATGATCGGGCGGCTGGATACGTCGTTCCGTCAGATTCAGCAATTCACCAGCGATGCCTCGCACGAGTTGCGGACTCCTCTCACGGTGATGAAAGGCGAAACAGATCTGGTTCTGCGGCGACCTCGTTCGCTCGACGACTATAAGTCGGTGCTGGAGAGCAATCTAGAAGAGATCGATCGAATGACTCGAATCGTCGACGAACTGTTGTTCCTGTCGCGTGCCGACATGGGTGAAGTCAAAGTGGAGTCGCTGCCTGTCGCGATGGAGTCTCTCGTCGAAGATATTTATCGTCAGGCTAAGTTGCTCGCACAGGACCGCAATATCGAGGTCCTGCTGGGGACCGTCATGCCGGTAGTGGTTCAGGGCGACGACTTGCGGCTTCGTGAGCTGCTGCTCAATCTCGTCGAGAATGCGATGAAGTATTCGTATCCCGGTGGCAAGGTCGAGATCTCGCTGTTGAACGACGGTCGGGAGGCCCGGCTGTCGGTGGCGGACCATGGG
This genomic interval carries:
- a CDS encoding ATP-binding protein, with the protein product MPLRVRLTLWYGTALALVLIVFSVVLYAITARNLRDTVDESLEDTATTAVRSLEARGFLPLLDEEELLSQFPELTRIDKFFQIFSPSGTITIRSPNIKQHEVPLSRTALDAAFAGQSIFESAKYPREPPLRLISMPIMYRGNLLYIVQVGTSMESVGETLQRFLVLLVVAIPIALAVSLAGGWFLAGRALRPVDKITLAAQRIAAGDLSQRLSMPAAHDEIGRLAATFNNMIGRLDTSFRQIQQFTSDASHELRTPLTVMKGETDLVLRRPRSLDDYKSVLESNLEEIDRMTRIVDELLFLSRADMGEVKVESLPVAMESLVEDIYRQAKLLAQDRNIEVLLGTVMPVVVQGDDLRLRELLLNLVENAMKYSYPGGKVEISLLNDGREARLSVADHGIGIATADHKKIFQRFFRTDVARGHTKKGTGLGLAICTWIAELHKGRVEVKSDLGQGSTFTLVLPLAHPAA
- a CDS encoding response regulator transcription factor, with the translated sequence MRVLVIEDETKVGCFIKRALEEESYAVDLCEDGAKGLEMALATNYDLLVVDVMLPSMSGLDVLKNIRRERIHTPVLILSAQSQIDQRVKGLDAGADDYLTKPFAIDELLARVRALLRRGASENPGILQVDDLMLNPATRDVTRGGQRIDLTLKEYALLEYLMRHTGRVLTRPMISEHVWNQDFDTFTNVIDVYVNYLRNKIDRGRTKKLIHTIRGSGYMLKAD